A single region of the Salipaludibacillus sp. LMS25 genome encodes:
- a CDS encoding TetR/AcrR family transcriptional regulator, translating to MGKKRGQKYEQIIDAAVKVIAKNGYHQSQVSKIAKEAGVADGTIYLYFKNKEDILISLFEEKMGHFVDRIKEKMRTETSVEKKLLILIEMHFMQLEMDHDLAIVTQLELRQSNIAIRYKVNEVLKGYLTLIDSVIEEGMEKGVFGKNLDLRLTRQLIFGAMDEVVTNWIMKECKYELITLAEPIHHMLLNGITENP from the coding sequence ATGGGAAAAAAACGTGGACAAAAATATGAACAAATAATCGACGCTGCAGTGAAAGTGATTGCAAAAAACGGTTACCACCAATCACAAGTATCAAAAATAGCAAAAGAAGCAGGCGTAGCAGACGGCACGATCTATCTGTATTTTAAAAATAAAGAGGATATTCTTATCTCTTTATTTGAAGAAAAAATGGGGCATTTCGTTGATCGAATCAAGGAGAAAATGAGAACGGAGACGTCTGTTGAAAAGAAGTTATTGATCTTAATTGAGATGCATTTTATGCAGCTAGAGATGGATCATGATCTCGCTATAGTTACACAACTTGAGTTAAGACAGTCTAACATTGCCATTCGCTATAAAGTGAATGAAGTGTTAAAAGGGTATTTGACACTGATTGACTCTGTCATTGAAGAGGGGATGGAAAAAGGCGTATTTGGAAAAAATCTCGATTTACGTTTGACTCGCCAGTTAATATTCGGAGCAATGGATGAAGTTGTAACGAATTGGATTATGAAAGAGTGTAAATATGAGCTTATTACCCTTGCAGAACCGATTCATCATATGCTGTTGAACGGCATTACAGAAAATCCTTAG
- a CDS encoding AMP-binding protein, translating to MGTVSEKPWLAQYPNVIPKHIHYDEKPLQDYLKEGAEEEPNKTLLHFMGKEMTFKQVYDAALRFANVLHSFGVTKGDRVAIMLANTPQSVISYYGTLLAGGVVVQTNPVYVERELEHQLSDSGAKVIVCLDLVYERVINVKPFTAIEHIIVTKMNDYLPFPKNMLYPFKRMKVAKRKPNIAYNAYTHSFKSLLKKATNNLISVNIEPKDDLALLQYTGGTTGVAKGVMLTHYNLVANTTQCIKWMYKLDHRNEVVLCALPFFHVYGMTVGMNYSVMARAKMVILPKFDATQTLQAIQSQKVTIFPGAPTMYIGLIHHPDVKRYHLSSVKVCTSGSAPLPLDVQHQFEQLIGGTLSEGFGLTEASPVTHFNLLWEKRPPGSIGLPWPDTDVAVIFSETSEIAPPGEVGELVIRGPQVMKGYWNRPEETEAAFQNDWLLTGDMGYMDEEGFFYIVDRKKDMIIAGGFNIYPREIEEVLYEHPAIQEAVALGVPDPYRGETVKVFIVKKEGEDLTEHELIAFCKKHLATYKVPRLVEFRDDLPKTLVGKILRRALMEEEKERQEEQTS from the coding sequence ATGGGAACTGTTAGCGAGAAACCGTGGTTAGCTCAGTATCCGAATGTTATTCCGAAACATATTCATTACGATGAAAAGCCGCTTCAAGATTATTTAAAAGAAGGGGCAGAGGAGGAGCCGAATAAAACATTACTTCATTTTATGGGGAAAGAAATGACCTTTAAACAGGTGTATGACGCTGCCCTTAGATTTGCCAATGTCTTACATTCATTTGGTGTTACCAAAGGTGATCGAGTGGCGATAATGCTTGCTAATACACCGCAGTCAGTTATTAGTTATTATGGGACATTACTAGCTGGTGGGGTCGTTGTACAAACAAATCCAGTATATGTTGAACGGGAACTAGAACATCAACTTAGTGATTCGGGTGCTAAAGTGATTGTTTGTCTTGATCTTGTCTATGAGCGCGTCATAAATGTAAAGCCGTTTACAGCTATTGAGCACATTATTGTCACAAAAATGAATGATTATTTACCTTTTCCTAAAAACATGCTATACCCTTTTAAAAGAATGAAGGTGGCTAAACGTAAGCCAAACATCGCTTACAACGCCTATACTCATTCATTTAAAAGCCTGTTGAAAAAAGCAACTAACAACTTGATTTCAGTTAATATTGAGCCAAAAGACGATTTAGCCCTTTTACAATACACAGGTGGGACGACAGGTGTGGCAAAAGGTGTGATGCTGACACATTATAATCTCGTTGCCAATACGACGCAATGTATTAAATGGATGTATAAACTTGATCATCGCAATGAGGTTGTTCTCTGTGCCCTTCCTTTTTTCCACGTCTATGGTATGACAGTGGGTATGAACTATTCGGTGATGGCACGGGCAAAGATGGTTATTCTTCCGAAATTTGATGCGACACAAACGTTGCAAGCGATCCAATCACAAAAAGTCACGATTTTCCCTGGAGCCCCGACAATGTATATCGGTTTGATCCATCATCCAGATGTTAAAAGGTATCATTTATCATCCGTTAAAGTATGTACAAGTGGCTCAGCACCGTTACCGTTAGATGTTCAACACCAATTTGAACAGCTAATTGGTGGGACTCTATCAGAAGGATTCGGACTTACAGAGGCGTCTCCAGTGACCCATTTTAACCTTTTGTGGGAGAAACGGCCACCTGGAAGTATTGGTCTTCCATGGCCGGATACGGATGTAGCAGTCATATTTTCAGAAACGAGTGAAATAGCTCCACCTGGAGAAGTAGGTGAGCTCGTCATTCGCGGACCACAAGTGATGAAAGGCTATTGGAACCGTCCAGAGGAAACGGAAGCGGCTTTTCAAAACGACTGGCTCCTTACTGGGGATATGGGGTATATGGACGAAGAAGGCTTCTTTTATATTGTCGATCGGAAAAAAGATATGATTATAGCGGGAGGGTTTAACATATACCCACGAGAAATAGAAGAAGTCCTTTACGAACATCCTGCTATTCAAGAAGCCGTTGCTTTAGGCGTTCCTGACCCTTATCGTGGAGAAACAGTCAAAGTGTTCATTGTAAAAAAAGAAGGTGAAGATTTAACAGAGCATGAATTAATCGCATTTTGTAAGAAACACCTTGCGACGTACAAAGTGCCTAGGTTAGTAGAATTTCGTGATGATTTGCCAAAAACATTAGTAGGAAAAATATTACGACGAGCTTTAATGGAAGAGGAAAAAGAGCGGCAAGAGGAACAAACGAGTTAA
- a CDS encoding DUF350 domain-containing protein produces the protein MELFFTHEYVYTAGVYSIVVLSIIIALSIFEWVTAYSTWIEVKQGNLAVALATAGKAFGVANVFQHSIIANDTVLEMLGWGTFGFILLLFVYFIFEFLTPGFKVDDELKNNNKAVGLISFVLSVSLSYIIGATIK, from the coding sequence ATGGAACTCTTCTTTACACATGAATACGTTTATACTGCAGGTGTGTATAGCATCGTCGTTCTAAGTATTATTATTGCCCTCTCAATTTTTGAATGGGTAACGGCCTACAGCACGTGGATTGAAGTCAAACAAGGAAATCTTGCGGTGGCCCTGGCTACCGCAGGAAAAGCTTTCGGTGTTGCAAACGTTTTTCAACACTCCATCATAGCAAATGATACTGTTTTGGAAATGCTCGGATGGGGAACATTTGGATTTATTCTTCTATTATTCGTTTATTTTATTTTTGAATTTCTCACACCTGGATTTAAGGTTGACGATGAATTAAAAAATAATAATAAAGCAGTTGGTCTCATATCATTTGTCTTATCAGTATCGTTATCTTATATCATTGGAGCGACTATTAAGTAA
- a CDS encoding electron transfer flavoprotein subunit beta/FixA family protein: MNIFVIMKRTFDTEEKITIENGEVIEDGAEFIINPYDEYAIEEAIQQRDEHGGEITVVTVGDEEAEKQLRTALAMGADKAVLIEEEEVENCDPYSIEILLSAYLKDQEPHLILGGNVAVDGGSGQVGPRLAENLGINHVTSVTKLTIEGAKAQVEKDVEGDQEYLDVTLPLLVTAQQGLNEPRYPSLPGIMKAKKKPLETLDLDDLELEEEEVEGKTVTVDRYLPPEKQAGKKLEGDSDEQVAELVSLLKTEAKVI, from the coding sequence ATGAACATTTTTGTCATTATGAAACGCACATTTGATACAGAAGAAAAGATTACTATTGAAAACGGTGAGGTGATAGAAGACGGGGCTGAATTTATTATCAATCCATATGACGAATATGCTATTGAAGAGGCGATCCAGCAACGTGATGAACACGGAGGAGAGATCACAGTGGTGACAGTAGGTGATGAAGAAGCAGAGAAACAGCTTCGTACAGCACTTGCTATGGGCGCAGATAAGGCAGTATTGATTGAAGAAGAAGAGGTAGAAAATTGTGATCCTTATTCCATAGAAATTCTTTTATCAGCTTATTTAAAAGACCAAGAGCCACACCTTATTCTCGGAGGTAACGTTGCCGTGGACGGGGGCTCCGGCCAAGTTGGGCCACGATTAGCAGAAAATTTAGGTATTAACCATGTCACATCCGTCACTAAGTTAACAATTGAAGGCGCCAAGGCACAGGTTGAAAAGGATGTTGAAGGTGACCAAGAGTACCTTGATGTTACATTGCCTTTATTAGTCACCGCTCAGCAAGGATTAAACGAACCGAGGTACCCTTCACTCCCAGGTATTATGAAAGCGAAGAAAAAACCATTAGAAACATTGGATTTAGATGATCTTGAGTTAGAGGAAGAAGAGGTAGAAGGAAAAACCGTGACAGTGGATCGTTACTTGCCACCGGAAAAGCAAGCTGGCAAAAAACTTGAGGGTGATAGCGATGAACAAGTTGCTGAATTAGTGTCTTTACTTAAAACGGAAGCTAAAGTGATTTAA
- a CDS encoding long-chain-fatty-acid--CoA ligase: protein METVIEKPWLAHYLGNIPPSINYEVSTLQSYLKRAAENFPDKAALHFMGKEMTYKEVYDDALKLANQLRSLGVRQGDRVAIMLANSPQAVISYYGVLLAGAIVVETNPLYVEREIEHQMNDAGAKVIICLDLVYPRIAKVQEKTNLQHVIVTSLKDFLPFPKNLIYPFMQKRKTGLKVDIVYNNHLHSFTDLLKRGNTREIPLDIDPMEDLALLQYTGGTTGPAKGVMLTHYNLTVNTQQCEEWMYKLVPGEEVVLAALPFFHVYGMTTVMNLSIRMAFKMIIIPKFDAKGILKAIEKHKVTLYPGAPTMYIGLLNHPNIKTFNLSSIKACISGSAPLPLEVQTRFEEVTNGRLVEGYGLTETSPCAVSNLLWGERKQGSIGLPWPDTDVAVLSAETGEVAKPKEVGEIIIKGPQVMKGYWKRPEETQAVFRGEWFLTGDMGYMDEEGFFYIVDRKKDLIIAGGFNIYPREIEEVLYEHDSIQEVCAIGIPDPYRGETVKAFVVTKEGREVTEEELNHFTRQHLASYKVPQYYEFREELPKTMVGKILRRVLVEEEKKKAENLSN from the coding sequence ATGGAAACAGTAATTGAAAAGCCGTGGTTGGCACATTATCTGGGAAACATTCCCCCGTCCATAAATTATGAAGTAAGCACATTACAAAGCTATTTAAAACGGGCTGCGGAGAACTTTCCTGATAAGGCTGCTTTGCATTTTATGGGTAAAGAGATGACGTACAAAGAAGTGTATGACGATGCATTAAAACTAGCTAATCAATTAAGATCACTCGGGGTGAGACAAGGAGATCGCGTCGCTATTATGTTAGCGAACAGCCCACAGGCAGTGATTTCATACTATGGGGTATTGTTGGCAGGAGCTATTGTCGTAGAAACGAATCCGTTGTATGTCGAACGAGAGATTGAACATCAGATGAATGATGCAGGGGCAAAAGTAATAATCTGTCTCGATCTTGTATATCCTCGTATCGCCAAAGTCCAAGAAAAAACAAATTTGCAACATGTTATTGTTACATCACTAAAAGATTTCCTCCCTTTTCCAAAAAATTTAATTTACCCTTTTATGCAAAAAAGAAAAACAGGACTAAAAGTGGATATTGTGTATAACAACCACCTACATTCATTTACTGATTTACTAAAACGAGGTAATACACGGGAAATCCCTCTTGATATTGACCCTATGGAGGACTTAGCTCTCTTACAATACACTGGGGGGACCACAGGGCCTGCGAAAGGGGTTATGCTTACACATTACAACTTGACCGTGAACACTCAGCAATGTGAAGAGTGGATGTATAAATTAGTTCCCGGGGAAGAAGTCGTTCTTGCAGCTTTACCTTTTTTCCATGTGTATGGCATGACAACTGTCATGAATTTAAGTATTAGAATGGCTTTTAAAATGATCATCATTCCAAAATTTGATGCTAAGGGGATTTTAAAAGCGATTGAAAAGCACAAGGTGACCCTCTATCCTGGTGCCCCAACGATGTATATTGGGCTGTTAAATCATCCTAATATTAAAACATTCAACCTGTCTTCAATTAAAGCCTGTATAAGTGGCTCAGCGCCGTTACCGTTAGAAGTGCAGACGAGGTTTGAAGAAGTGACAAACGGCCGGTTGGTGGAAGGTTATGGGTTAACGGAAACATCGCCGTGTGCTGTGTCTAACTTGCTTTGGGGGGAACGAAAGCAGGGGTCTATCGGATTGCCATGGCCGGATACAGATGTGGCAGTGCTATCTGCAGAAACAGGGGAAGTAGCCAAACCGAAGGAAGTTGGAGAGATTATCATTAAGGGGCCTCAGGTTATGAAAGGTTATTGGAAGCGTCCAGAAGAGACGCAAGCCGTATTTCGTGGAGAGTGGTTTTTAACTGGAGACATGGGCTATATGGATGAGGAGGGCTTTTTCTATATCGTGGATCGCAAAAAAGACCTCATCATTGCAGGTGGTTTTAACATTTATCCACGTGAAATCGAAGAAGTTCTTTATGAGCATGACAGTATACAAGAAGTTTGTGCAATAGGTATCCCTGATCCTTACCGTGGGGAGACGGTAAAAGCATTTGTTGTAACAAAGGAAGGCAGGGAAGTAACAGAAGAGGAGCTTAATCACTTTACTAGACAGCATTTAGCTTCTTATAAAGTTCCTCAATACTACGAATTTCGAGAAGAACTGCCGAAAACAATGGTCGGGAAAATATTGCGTCGTGTCCTTGTAGAAGAGGAAAAAAAGAAAGCTGAAAACCTCTCTAACTAG